A genomic region of Streptomyces rimosus contains the following coding sequences:
- a CDS encoding FAD-dependent monooxygenase: protein MELNNVKDAVMAPAGTLPEHVDVLISGAGPTGLALALDLSRRGVRALVLERQDRLSPGTRGSGIQPRTQEVYEDFGVLDAIRASSARYPKIGSWEDGRMINEYVFVESVEPTPSTPYGAMMMVPQWRNLEIQYARLTELGGTVAFGAALESFTQDADGVAARVVRADGSARTVRAAYLVAADGGRSTVRKALGVTMTGESVTPNPMLLADIRLDGLDQRHWHMWESFNATDFVALLPVPLRDYFSLIAGFADPAAEPDTAPDAVRELVAERTHLTLDQVGEVLWSSTFRPNAARADRFRVGRVFLAGDAAHVHSPAGGQGLNTSVQDAYNLGWKLGQVLRHGAPESLLDTYEAERLPVAAGILDLSTRLHRTGDMRRGKELHQIDVGYADGPLASERRTGLADGALRAGNRAPDAPCTTPDGTPRRLFEVFQGPHFTLLAVGDVELPALDGEMIRTCRVGGTAPDLLDAEGHARHAYGEGLFLIRPDGYVAYAADDASGLSDELARYGGALTAPSVR from the coding sequence TGGCCCTCGCCCTCGACCTCTCCCGGCGCGGCGTGCGCGCCCTCGTGCTGGAGCGCCAGGACCGGCTGTCGCCCGGCACCCGCGGCAGCGGCATCCAGCCCCGTACGCAGGAGGTGTACGAGGACTTCGGGGTGCTCGACGCGATCCGGGCCAGCAGCGCCCGGTACCCGAAGATCGGGTCCTGGGAAGACGGCCGCATGATCAACGAGTACGTGTTCGTGGAATCCGTCGAACCGACCCCGTCCACCCCGTACGGCGCCATGATGATGGTCCCGCAGTGGCGGAACCTGGAGATCCAGTACGCGCGGCTGACCGAGCTGGGCGGCACGGTGGCGTTCGGTGCCGCGCTGGAGTCGTTCACGCAGGACGCGGACGGCGTCGCGGCCCGGGTCGTCCGCGCCGACGGCAGCGCCCGTACGGTACGCGCCGCCTACTTGGTCGCGGCGGACGGCGGGCGCAGCACGGTGCGCAAGGCGCTCGGCGTCACCATGACCGGGGAGAGCGTCACCCCGAACCCGATGCTCCTCGCCGACATCCGGCTGGACGGGCTGGACCAGCGGCACTGGCACATGTGGGAATCCTTCAACGCCACCGACTTCGTCGCGCTGCTCCCGGTGCCGCTGCGCGACTACTTCTCGCTCATCGCGGGCTTCGCGGACCCCGCCGCCGAGCCGGACACCGCGCCCGACGCCGTGCGCGAGCTCGTCGCGGAGCGCACCCACCTCACCCTGGACCAGGTGGGCGAGGTGCTGTGGTCCTCCACCTTCCGCCCGAACGCCGCGCGGGCCGACCGGTTCCGCGTGGGCCGGGTCTTCCTCGCGGGCGACGCGGCGCACGTGCACTCCCCCGCGGGCGGCCAGGGCCTGAACACCAGCGTCCAGGACGCCTACAACCTCGGCTGGAAGCTGGGCCAGGTCCTGCGGCACGGTGCCCCGGAGTCGCTGCTCGACACCTACGAGGCCGAGCGCCTGCCGGTCGCCGCGGGCATTCTCGACCTCAGCACCCGGCTGCACCGTACCGGCGACATGCGGCGCGGCAAGGAACTGCACCAGATAGACGTCGGGTACGCGGACGGGCCGCTCGCCTCCGAACGGCGCACCGGCCTCGCCGACGGCGCGCTCCGCGCCGGCAACCGGGCGCCCGACGCGCCCTGCACCACCCCGGACGGCACCCCGCGCCGCCTCTTCGAGGTCTTCCAGGGCCCGCACTTCACCCTGCTGGCCGTCGGCGACGTCGAACTCCCGGCGCTGGATGGCGAGATGATCCGTACGTGCCGTGTCGGCGGGACGGCCCCCGACCTGCTCGACGCCGAGGGGCACGCCCGGCACGCTTATGGCGAGGGCCTGTTCCTGATCCGTCCGGACGGCTACGTGGCGTACGCCGCCGACGACGCCTCCGGCCTGTCGGACGAACTCGCCCGGTACGGCGGGGCCTTGACCGCGCCGTCCGTCCGGTGA
- a CDS encoding nuclear transport factor 2 family protein, translating into MHEETAQSAIDTFLSAFNASDDSRVTTLLAQALTSDVVFHGPLGRSEGIEAVERFVLDLRRHPAGAGTMVRCSAVDMPGEWARYRWVFTTPDGGPRLAGTDIVHLRRSLIDQVIVFAGETGPPAA; encoded by the coding sequence ATGCACGAAGAGACCGCGCAGTCCGCGATCGACACGTTCCTCTCCGCCTTCAACGCCTCGGACGACAGCCGTGTCACCACGCTGCTCGCCCAGGCGCTGACCTCGGACGTGGTCTTCCACGGACCACTGGGCCGCAGCGAGGGGATCGAGGCGGTCGAGCGGTTCGTGCTGGACCTCCGGCGCCACCCGGCGGGGGCCGGCACGATGGTGCGCTGCTCAGCGGTGGACATGCCGGGCGAGTGGGCCCGTTACCGGTGGGTCTTCACCACCCCGGACGGAGGCCCCCGCCTGGCCGGGACGGACATCGTCCACCTGCGGCGCAGCCTCATCGACCAGGTGATCGTCTTCGCGGGGGAGACCGGGCCGCCCGCCGCCTGA
- a CDS encoding helix-turn-helix domain-containing protein has product MPVFRHHPSHVTTITRFLPQGTEVTAHHHDIHQIVYAGRGVLTVTTDAGSWVAPATRAIWIPAGTVHEHRAHGDTDLHTVGVPVDTNPLGLDRPAVPAVGPLLRELIIAYSGPGSRRTAEARRLLAVLLDQLRHAPLQALHLPTPRDPRLVAVCAMLRADPADPRPLAGLGAAAGASERTLARLFRAELGMTFPQWRTQLRLHHALVLLTRDDPALSVTAIAHRCGWASASAFIDAFRRSFGHTPGAHRDLYGATAPGTATGRTRSRRPRSASPSATRS; this is encoded by the coding sequence ATGCCGGTTTTCCGCCATCACCCGTCGCACGTCACGACCATCACCCGCTTCCTGCCGCAGGGTACGGAGGTGACGGCCCACCACCACGACATCCACCAGATCGTCTACGCGGGGCGCGGCGTGCTCACCGTGACCACGGACGCCGGGAGCTGGGTCGCGCCGGCCACCCGCGCGATCTGGATACCGGCCGGGACGGTGCACGAGCACCGGGCGCACGGGGACACCGATCTGCACACCGTCGGCGTGCCCGTGGACACCAACCCGCTGGGGCTGGACCGGCCCGCCGTCCCGGCGGTCGGCCCGCTGCTGCGCGAACTGATCATCGCGTACAGCGGTCCGGGCAGCCGCCGTACGGCGGAGGCGCGGCGCCTGCTGGCCGTACTCCTCGACCAGCTGCGCCACGCCCCGCTCCAGGCCCTCCATCTGCCCACGCCCCGCGATCCGCGCCTGGTGGCGGTGTGCGCGATGCTGCGCGCCGACCCGGCCGACCCGCGCCCGCTCGCCGGGCTCGGCGCCGCGGCCGGGGCGAGCGAGCGGACGCTGGCCCGCCTCTTCCGCGCCGAGCTGGGCATGACCTTCCCGCAGTGGCGTACGCAGCTGCGGCTGCACCACGCGCTGGTGCTGCTGACGCGGGACGACCCGGCGCTGTCCGTGACCGCGATCGCGCACCGCTGCGGCTGGGCCTCGGCCAGCGCCTTCATCGATGCCTTCCGCCGGTCGTTCGGACACACGCCGGGCGCCCACCGGGACCTGTACGGCGCTACAGCACCAGGGACAGCAACAGGACGCACACGATCCCGACGACCGAGATCAGCGTCTCCATCAGCGACCAGGTCTTGA
- a CDS encoding GntT/GntP/DsdX family permease, whose protein sequence is MTHLSVEMLAADATEPITSAGHAQLGIAVLAGIAVIVLLITKFKLHAFLSLIIGSLVLGAVAGAPLDKAIASFSSGLGSTVAGTGILIALGAILGKLLADSGGADQIVDTILAKASGRVMPWAMVLIAGIVGLPIFFEVGIVLLIPVVLLVAKRGNFSLMRIGIPALAGLSVMHGLIPPHPGPLAAIDALHANLGVTLALGVVVAIPTAIVAGPLFSRYAARWVDIQPPEKMVPERASGELDKRPGFGITVATVLLPVVMMLAKALVDVVVDDKGTTIQRVFDVVGSPLIALLTAVIVGMFTLGRSAGFTKGRIASTVEKSLAPIAGVLLIVGAGGGFKQTLVDAGVGQMILELSKDWNISTLLLAWLIAVAIRLATGSATVATISAAGLVAPLAAEMSTTHAALLVLAVGCGSLFFSHVNDAGFWMVKEYFGMNVGQTIKTWSLMETLISVVGIVCVLLLSLVL, encoded by the coding sequence GTGACACATCTCAGCGTCGAGATGCTGGCAGCGGATGCGACCGAGCCGATCACCTCGGCCGGTCACGCGCAGCTCGGCATCGCCGTCCTCGCGGGCATCGCCGTCATCGTCCTGCTCATCACCAAGTTCAAGCTGCACGCCTTCCTGTCCCTGATCATCGGCTCGCTGGTGCTGGGCGCGGTGGCGGGCGCGCCGCTGGACAAGGCCATCGCCAGCTTCTCGTCGGGCCTGGGCAGTACGGTCGCGGGCACCGGCATCCTGATCGCGCTGGGCGCGATCCTCGGCAAGCTGCTCGCCGACTCCGGGGGCGCCGACCAGATCGTCGACACGATCCTGGCGAAGGCGAGCGGACGCGTGATGCCGTGGGCGATGGTGCTGATCGCCGGCATCGTCGGCCTGCCGATCTTCTTCGAGGTCGGCATCGTGCTGCTGATCCCCGTGGTGCTGCTGGTCGCCAAGCGCGGCAACTTCTCCCTGATGCGCATCGGCATCCCGGCGCTGGCCGGCCTGTCCGTGATGCACGGCCTGATCCCGCCGCACCCCGGCCCGCTGGCCGCCATCGACGCGCTGCACGCCAACCTGGGCGTCACCCTGGCGCTCGGCGTGGTCGTCGCGATTCCGACGGCGATCGTCGCCGGTCCGCTGTTCTCCCGCTACGCCGCCCGCTGGGTCGACATCCAGCCGCCGGAGAAGATGGTCCCCGAGCGGGCCAGCGGCGAGCTGGACAAGCGCCCCGGCTTCGGCATCACCGTCGCCACCGTGCTGCTGCCCGTCGTGATGATGCTGGCCAAGGCCCTGGTGGACGTCGTCGTGGACGACAAGGGCACCACGATTCAGCGCGTCTTCGACGTGGTGGGCTCGCCGCTGATCGCGCTGCTCACCGCCGTCATCGTCGGTATGTTCACGCTGGGCCGGTCGGCCGGTTTCACCAAGGGCCGGATCGCCTCCACCGTCGAGAAGTCCCTCGCGCCGATCGCCGGTGTGCTGCTGATCGTCGGCGCGGGCGGCGGCTTCAAGCAGACCCTGGTGGACGCGGGCGTCGGGCAGATGATCCTGGAGCTGTCCAAGGACTGGAACATCTCCACCCTGCTGCTGGCCTGGCTGATCGCGGTCGCGATCCGGCTCGCGACCGGCTCCGCGACGGTCGCCACCATCTCCGCCGCGGGCCTGGTGGCGCCGCTGGCCGCCGAGATGTCCACCACCCACGCCGCCCTGCTCGTCCTCGCCGTCGGCTGCGGTTCGCTGTTCTTCAGCCACGTCAACGACGCGGGTTTTTGGATGGTGAAGGAGTACTTCGGCATGAACGTCGGCCAGACGATCAAGACCTGGTCGCTGATGGAGACGCTGATCTCGGTCGTCGGGATCGTGTGCGTCCTGTTGCTGTCCCTGGTGCTGTAG
- a CDS encoding gluconokinase — translation MSTPHVIVVMGVAGTGKTTIGPLVAADLDVPYAEGDDFHPPANIAKMSAGTPLDDADRWPWLDAIGAWAHGRAGQGGVVSSSALKRAYRDRLRAAAPGVVFLHLTGDRSLIESRMAERKGHFMPTALLDSQFATLEPLGADEAGVAVDVSGTPREIADRAVAALRRYDTGRPTPA, via the coding sequence ATGAGCACCCCCCACGTCATCGTCGTGATGGGCGTGGCCGGCACCGGCAAGACGACGATCGGGCCGCTGGTGGCCGCCGACCTTGATGTCCCCTACGCCGAGGGCGACGACTTCCATCCCCCGGCCAACATCGCCAAGATGTCGGCCGGCACCCCGCTCGACGACGCCGACCGGTGGCCGTGGCTGGACGCCATCGGCGCCTGGGCGCACGGACGTGCGGGTCAGGGCGGTGTGGTCAGCAGCTCGGCGCTCAAGCGCGCCTACCGCGACCGGCTGCGGGCCGCCGCGCCCGGCGTCGTCTTCCTGCACCTGACCGGCGACCGGTCGCTGATCGAGTCCCGGATGGCCGAGCGCAAGGGCCACTTCATGCCCACCGCGCTGCTGGACTCCCAGTTCGCCACCCTGGAGCCGCTCGGCGCCGACGAGGCGGGCGTCGCCGTGGACGTCTCCGGCACCCCGCGGGAGATCGCCGACCGCGCCGTCGCCGCGCTGCGCCGCTACGACACCGGCCGGCCCACCCCCGCCTGA
- a CDS encoding FadR/GntR family transcriptional regulator, with amino-acid sequence MENQGAGQGLHARVLETLGPAITAGEYPPGTILRTDELEERFEVSRTVIREAIRVLESMHLVASRRRVGVTVRPAEEWNVYDPRVIGWRLAGPDRPRQLRSLTVLRSAVEPVAAGLAARHATPRQCAELTEHAMGMVATSRGQQLDAYLVHDTAFHRVILNASGNEMFARLGDVVAAVLTGRTHHHVMFTDPDPAAVTLHVQVAEAVRVGDADRAEELTREITAGAMAELDVLAP; translated from the coding sequence ATGGAGAACCAGGGGGCGGGACAGGGACTGCACGCGCGGGTACTGGAGACCCTGGGACCCGCCATCACCGCGGGCGAGTACCCGCCGGGCACGATCTTGCGCACCGACGAGCTGGAGGAGCGCTTCGAGGTCTCCCGCACGGTCATCCGCGAGGCGATACGGGTCCTGGAGTCCATGCACCTGGTCGCCTCCCGGCGCCGGGTCGGCGTGACCGTGCGCCCGGCCGAGGAGTGGAACGTCTACGACCCGCGCGTCATCGGCTGGCGCCTGGCCGGGCCCGACCGGCCCCGGCAGCTGCGCTCGCTGACCGTGCTGCGCTCCGCCGTCGAACCGGTCGCGGCGGGCCTGGCGGCCCGGCACGCCACACCGCGGCAGTGCGCCGAGCTGACCGAGCACGCCATGGGCATGGTCGCCACCTCGCGCGGCCAGCAGCTCGACGCGTACCTGGTGCACGACACGGCCTTCCACCGCGTCATCCTGAACGCCTCCGGCAACGAGATGTTCGCCCGGCTGGGCGATGTGGTGGCCGCGGTCCTCACCGGCCGTACCCACCATCACGTGATGTTCACCGACCCCGACCCGGCCGCGGTGACCCTGCACGTCCAGGTCGCCGAGGCGGTACGGGTCGGCGACGCGGACCGCGCCGAGGAGCTGACCCGCGAGATCACGGCCGGCGCCATGGCCGAACTGGACGTACTGGCGCCGTAG